From Ascaphus truei isolate aAscTru1 chromosome 17, aAscTru1.hap1, whole genome shotgun sequence, the proteins below share one genomic window:
- the LOC142468466 gene encoding actin-6-like, whose product MSRWSPQREDAGPSRKADTRRGPRSPASKSPSRCSTSKGTSSNSDLSERYKDLASVIIDTGTGFTKSGFSGDEKPRSVVRTVVGVPKMRGKDTPLYYIGDGVLKGRSDVDRRKVMTHGVVTDWDALEMLWHHIFYTELSISPEELAILIADAPLSPTTNREKVAELLFENFRVPAMYISHQSLLSMYSYGRTSGLVVESGHGTSYTAPIYDGYILPHATYRLDLAGEALTDYLAKLMAECGNPFSEGEMGLVCDIKEKCCYVSSDIEAEIRGDEKNYLIDFTLPDGQVISIGSERFRCPEALFAPTALGFPEVGLHAHAMSSVFKCAPEHQAQMLSNVVVCGGSSHFRGFPERMKKELCRAEKGRSSINVMASPHRKFSAWLGGSIVGCLDSFQNIWISRALYEEKGPFVVHRHCF is encoded by the coding sequence ATGAGCAGATGGAGCCCCCAGAGGGAGGATGCTGGACCTTCGAGGAAGGCTGACACCAGGAGAGGGCCAAGAAGCCCGGCCTCAAAAAGCCCTTCTAGGTGCTCCACATCCAAGGGCACCTCATCTAACTCCGACCTCTCCGAGAGGTACAAGGACCTTGCCTCCGTTATCATCGACACGGGCACCGGCTTCACCAAGTCAGGGTTCTCCGGAGACGAGAAGCCCAGGTCGGTGGTGAGGACAGTTGTTGGAGTCCCCAAAATGAGAGGCAAGGATACTCCTCTTTACTACATTGGAGATGGGGTCCTGAAGGGACGCTCCGACGTGGACAGGAGGAAGGTGATGACTCACGGTGTGGTGACGGATTGGGACGCCTTGGAGATGCTGTGGCACCATATATTCTACACTGAGCTGAGCATCTCTCCCGAGGAGCTGGCTATCCTTATCGCTGATGCCCCCCTATCACCAACAACCAACAGGGAAAAGGTGGCAGAGCTGCTGTTTGAAAATTTCAGGGTCCCCGCTATGTATATCTCTCACCAGTCCCTGCTGTCCATGTATTCCTATGGCCGCACATCAGGGCTTGTGGTGGAATCAGGGCATGGGACTTCCTACACAGCGCCCATATATGATGGCTACATCCTGCCCCATGCCACCTACCGACTGGACCTTGCTGGAGAGGCATTGACTGACTACTTAGCCAAGCTGATGGCAGAATGCGGTAACCCCTTCAGCGAAGGTGAGATGGGACTGGTGTGCGACATCAAGGAGAAATGCTGCTATGTGTCCTCTGACATTGAAGCTGAAATCCGGGGCGATGAGAAGAATTACCTAATAGACTTCACCCTCCCCGATGGGCAGGTTATTTCCATTGGTAGTGAGCGCTTCCGCTGCCCTGAGGCCCTCTTTGCCCCCACTGCCCTGGGATTCCCAGAGGTGGGCCTCCACGCTCATGCCATGAGCAGCGTCTTCAAGTGTGCCCCAGAACACCAGGCCCAGATGCTCTCCAATGTGGTTGTCTGTGGGGGGTCCTCGCACTTCCGCGGTTTCCCGGAAAGGATGAAGAAGGAGCTTTGCCGCGCGGAGAAAGGGAGGTCGTCCATCAACGTTATGGCCTCACCCCACCGCAAGTTCTCTGCCTGGCTTGGGGGCTCTATCGTCGGCTGTCTGGACTCCTTTCAGAACATCTGGATTAGCCGCGCACTGTACGAGGAGAAGGGGCCTTTTGTGGTGCATCGCCACTGCTTCTGA